From the Rhea pennata isolate bPtePen1 chromosome 1, bPtePen1.pri, whole genome shotgun sequence genome, the window CCTTGAAAATTTCTACTACTACAAACTTTGCTTTGACAGTCTTATTCTTCCTACCTTTCTCCTACAGCAGTAGCTGTATAGTCCACAGTGCTGAATGGATTGCAGTGTGATTCCGTTCTGAGAAATGACTTCTGAAATAACATGTACCATACTTACTGTCCTTGTATTCCAAATACCATCAGAGAGCTTGAGCGGCAATTCTTCGAGTACAAGAAAAGAACAATGTGTTATCAGGCTTGCTGGCTCTGATAGCCTTGCAATAGCAGAGttctctgaaatttcatttagcTGCATTGCGATAATAAACCCCAAaattttgcactgatttttatAATTGAGTTTACTGAAAGTTGTGATATTGATGCCTAAATAGAACTCAATGCTCCAGTTTTCTTGGTATACTGATAGACTGATTAGGGGAAGGTTAAAAATGACTAGTGTAATATCAAAATTGGTAGGATACTGCACTGAGATAATTTTTATTCACAGACAGTGCAAAGTTAAGTAAATACCTCTGAGCAATAGAACCATTTATATTGCATCTGCAGCATATGAATATATACCACGAATATCTACAAGGATTCCATCAATAATGTTCTAGGAAGTACCAAAGCAAATAATACAGGgctaagtttttttttggttttttgtttttttggggggggggctttggACTTTCAGCATTTCTCACAGGTATACCATTGAAGTTATTTCCAAAAACCAACAATTTAAATACAGACATAACGACTGTGAGACAGTAGTTAATTTCAGCTTGGAAATATCACATTTGGAACACAACATTTTACTTATAGTACTAAAGCTTCTAATTCTCTTAAAACAAACGCATGAGGATCAAAAGTTAAGCTAAAACAGATGATAGGAATAAGTCTTCTAAGTATTTACAGGTTTTGTTCCTATTTCCCATTaggattttttaatatataaagtTATTAATTCATTATATGTAATGTAATacaagtatattttttccaaatctcaGCCTAAACTACTAAAACACTGTGGCCCAGCACCAAATGATGATTCTAAGCCTGCCAAGTTCAGCTCAGCTATAAAACATGTTTATTGTTGCCTTGCTCATCACGCCACCCCTTATTCTAAAAGGGCAAggtacatttattttctctacatCGTTCACTAGAGCTGAGACTTTACTTCAAAACTGAAGTAATTGATTGAGCCCACTAACAGTACAAAAGGGACTGACCCATCCATAATGCCCAGCTACTCTCCAAATGCAGTTCAACCATAGATTTTTTGCATCTAGCATTCAGCAGGTTCTGACTAGCTCAAAAGATCTCTTCCAACAATACTCTACCATACTCATCCTAATTCAAACGCGCCTCTGTCTTCTCAGGTAAGTATCAATATTGTCATTTGACATTacaggttttgcttttttttcttctagatatAAGTTACTAGGTCAATCAGGATACAccataaatattctgaaagatgATGCTTTCCAGTACAATACATCCTGAACAGGAAAGTAAAATGCACTTGTTTACCAGCCTCAGTTGTCCTCCTAAGACAGGGATTTCTTAGAAAGTCATCCAGTGACTGAAGTGCACAAATCACAAATCAGTCATTAAAACAGCAGTGGTCCAATCCTGCACACTCTATGTTAGTTTCTACTTTTGTAGTTTGGTatacttcctttttattattttgaagacTTTTAATAAGCTTCAGATGCCCTGAATGGGGAACATAAATTGCACTTGTGTTTTTGTACACTTTGAAAAACAGCCCTTTTCACAGTATACAAAAGCTATAATAATTACATAGGTCTTAGAAGAACAGCTTGAGATAAGAAAAAATTGATTTAATCGCCAATAAAGATCAATTGTGTTAGTGAATAacttcagctaaaaaaaatacatcttgaTAATTAAGACAAAAGAAGAGAATGCCTCCATGTCAAACTTGGgaactttttcagaaaatactaaatagtttacaatgtcttttttttccatctataaACATTAACTTAGAAGACAACAATTCTTTCTTTACCATGATAAACTGGTATAAGCGATACTAAGTGCTTATTTCCAacaatttttttgaaagacatttgCAACCTGAACTAGCAAGACAAAGTAAAGTGAATGCCTAACTATTGCAACTTAGAAACCTGTAACCGTAACTTGTTAGAAAATATCAGTAAGATATACTGGCTTTTAATCTCCCACCTGACACAAGAAAAGAAGTACTGCATCATCTTCtggcatgggaaaaaaaaaaaaaaaaaaaaaaaaaaaaaaaaaaaaaacacttactTTCTTCCCAAGCCTCTCAGTTCAAGCCAGGTTTTCTGGgaatatttccagaaaagttTTCCAAATGAGGTTACCTGGCACAGGTCATCGAGGTATTGATACAGATACAAATAACATCATTAAACAACATTAGACCATCCAGAGACAAACGCTGCTCTATAACACAATACAGAAATATCCCTTAGACAATACAAGAGGTTTTATTATTACAAAACGAGATCCTGTACTTTTCACTTCCTGCAGAAATCTGAAGATGCAGAATTGTATAAAACATGCTACTTAGAAACTGAAAGACTTGctcaaaaacttttttattactatatttttcctcagataaTGACAGAAGCCTGTTTCAAGTGCTATCATAGTCTTGGTTGGATGGGACAAAGAACTGGaagaactaaaataaattaaggtACATCCCAACTCACTGACTTTTCCTCCAGCTCAATATACACAGCATCAAAACCTGTAATATAATTCAaatgtttcttcaaaaataatagCATAAAAAACTTCTTTGAACTGTATTTCCAGCACTTTATATAAATATAGCTTTATTCTTGATTCTGGATTATCCTCAATCTGAAATTCATGTTCTCAATTTATATTTGAGGATTGCCTACAGATATCCCTATAACCTTGTATATTCCTGTAGCACTGCTTAAATGCTGTCAGACTGTAAGATACTCAAAAGCAAGCTGGAGAAAGTTAAAATACTGTGTCCCTGAATTACCATTATACCTCCTTTCcccaaattaagaaaaaaagatacttgcacatacacacatacatgcacacgcTTCTCATACAGGTTCCTGAGAGTctgtgggggggaaaaaagccattttaaaatccaaatggaaatattgtttttattctgttttaaatacacACTTTTATTCGGGAACTATTATTGGCCAAGATAAATTCATCTTGGCCTTGTTAGGAAACACTTGCTTTTGTTCATGGGCACAAGTTACCAGCTGAGAGGATGTTATTGTTCAGAAGGGATGTGACCAAGAGAATCCTGTGCACAGCACAATGGATCAGTCAGGaagttaagaaagaaaagtgattttctcATTTAGCTGAGAAatcactgacaaaaaaaaaaagaaaaaagaaaccactgAACTTTTTCAGTTACAGTTATCTTTATGGGCATCCACAAGAAACACGTTGCATATATCCCGTGTGAATACCATCATGTAACTATACCAATATCAACAAAATCCtactttaaaaagatttctttacAAAAGTAGATTTCTGAAACAAACATCTTCAAAACACTTAAGCAGACAAACGCTTACTCCATTCACATAACCATTTACTACAGTACTCTGAACGATGAATACATGGAATTGGAAACTGTTCCCCTCCCCTTGACCCATGCCCCCCCCCATTATCAGTGCTGTTCTATAATCTATATAGAGAAAGATTATCTCCAGCAGAGTCACTAGGTTATTAGGTTAGTCAGAATAGATGCAGAGACCTTCTAAGCAGGAGACATCTTCCCGTGGTAAATGTGAGATCTGTCAGTTAAGCCCTGCATTTATGTTCCGCCATGAATTTTACAGAAGCTGTTTGCAAGCGTTTTAACAAAGTTACGACAGAACTGAACGTGTTTTAGTGCTCTAGAGAAGATTATTCTCTTACATTAATAGCTTCGCAGTTTTCCAATTCTTTACTTACACTCTTAATTGGGggattttttaatacattttatatatatatatatatttttgctttgcacaTAGTCAGTTTCATGTGAACTAGACTTCAGAATCTGATAGTATCCCCAAGGTTTCTAgagctcatttaaaaaaaaaatccttggagTCCTTGAGAACGTTTCAACAAGCATTTCAGGTGAATGCATTCCCTCTCCGAcataaaacagatatttaaacCTTATTGCCCATGACAAATGGTGGAAGGAAAAAGCACACAGCAGAAGTTAGGAGGTTGGAAACTTACAGTGCTACTGGTACCCAGAGGTAAGGAGAAGGTGAAGTTTTCTTTAACGGAGATTTCCAGCTGACAGCCGCACCCTCCGTGCGAGatgccggcccggcccggccgagcgGCCGGACGCAGCACCCTCGGGCCGCGCACAAGCGCGCCGGGTAACACTCCGCAGGACCAACGCCGACGGTCCTGCTCTGCCCGGCAGAAGCGAAGGGAGCAGCGCAGGTTCACACGGGCCTTTCCCCCCGCCTCACCTCCTCGTCGCTCGGCGCCCGCGGCGGTTTCCTTGCGGTTCCCCCTCCGAGCGCTGAGCCGTCCCGCCGTGACCGGCCGCCTGCGGCCCCGGGTCGCCGCGGGCGCGAGGCCGCCGCGCGCGAAGCGCCCGCCGCCATTTCGGCGCCTCGGGCGGGAGGGCGAAGGCGGGACGCGGCGGGCCCAGCGccggccgcagccgcccgcACCGAAGCCCCGGCGAGAAGGGCGTcgccgcctccctcccgcggggccggcgctcaGCCCGCGGCGGCCTCGCCCCGCCGGCCGGAGGgagggcgccgggccgggcgagcgcgcaggccgaggcggcggcggcggttgggACCGCTGGGGTCGCTGGGCCGCTACCGGCCGTCGCCGCCGCTGAGGGGGTAGGCGAGGAGGCTCATGGCCTCGCCGCAGGCCGCCTCCACCTGGCGCACCTGCTGGCGGCTGAGCCGCTCCCGCCAGGCGCGCACGGCCTCCCGCGCGTCGCGGGCGGAGATGAGGAAGGGCCGCTCAGAGGAGTAGGCGGCGCCGCGGGTCATGTTCACCACGAAGGCCTCCATGGCGGGCGGCACGGGCAGGCCGGCGAAGCGCAGGAGGCGGCGCAGCTGGGCGCGGGGCTCCTGCACCAGGTCCTCGTAGCGCAGCTGCGTGTAGCGGCGGCGGAGCCaggccggggcgcggcgggccaGGAGCAGGTCGCGCAGCCAGGCCTGGCAGATCACCTCCAGGGCGCCGCCGAGGAAGAACTCGGCGCGGTGctgcgccggcggcgccggcggcccccgcccgccgcccagcagcgccggcggcaggagcagctgctgccggggcggcgcccgcggctcggcgcggtGCCGGCTCCGCAGCACCTGGATGCTCTCCCGCAGCAGCGCCTGCTTTGCCTTGAGGCGGGAGTTGTGCACGGCGCGGGGGTCGCGGAAGAGCTGGATCACGCGCAGGTTGAGGCCGGGCTCCCGCAGGAGCGGCAGCAGCGCGCCCAGCTCCAGCAGCCGCACGTCCTTGATGACCACCACGGGGTACTTGCGGCACTCGGCCTCCAGctcccgcagcgcccgcggcgggcACCGCTCCTCGCAGGCGGCGCCGTCGATGAGGCCGATCTCgtggcgcggccgcggcgccgcggggcacaGCGGCGCCGAGCAGATCACCTTGTTGGTCCGCCAGCCGAAGATGCCGGCCGTGGTGAGgttgccgccgccgccgggcggcgcggggcccagCGGGTcgcgggggccgggcggcgcggcgtAGAGGCGCAGCACGGAGAAGTCGCAGCGGAAGAGGGCGCGCACCATGTCGCGCAGGGCGCCCTGCAGGCTCAGCGCGTCGCCCGGGTACAGCGCCTGCCACAGGTGCCACATGGGCTCGTACAGGTAGAAGACGTCGGGGTGCTGGTTGAACAGCTCCCCCAGGAAGGACGAGCCCGTGCGCCAAGTGGCGTGCAGGTAGATGTGCCGCTTCCTCGCCGCCGACCCGCTGCCGttgcccgccgccgcgccggccgtgCCTCCGCcgacctcctcctcctcgtcgtCGGGCTCCAGCGGCGGCcgctgctcccagccccactCGCTCAGCGCCTCCTCCAGGCTGGGGCAGCGGCGCAGCAGCGGCTCCTCGTCCGCACGCCCCCTCCTGGCCCCGTAGTCCAGCAAGTagggcaccagcagcagcagcagcagcgtgtACAGCACCAGCACCGCGGCGaagcggcggcgctgcccccgccaccgccgccgccccttcatcgcgccgccccggccccggcggagcggagcggagcggcccggctccgcgcctCTTCGGAAGGAGGCGAagttggcggcggcggccctccCCGCCGGGGAGGGAGCACGCCCACGGGCacgccggccccgccgccgccgccgcctcacggCGCCGCGCGGAAGCGGCCGCacctgcccccgccgccgccgccgcctcgcggccggccgggcgcggcTGCTGCcccctgctgccgccgcggcctGCGCCCGACacgggccgggagccgcggggcagctttgccttcctcctcctcctcctcctccgccccccCGTCACGGGTCTGctcgggcagcgccgcggcgtGACGGGGagcgcgcagccccggcgggcccggggcggcggcggcggcggcggggggggggggtgtttctCGGCGGGTGCTGCCGGCGGGTCGCTCACCGGTGCCGAGGAGACTCCGCGGCGGTCCGCCCGCGGGTCGCGTTGCCCCCCGGGCCCGCTGCCCTGGGGTGCGCTGCCCACAGCACCGCCGAGCAGGAGGCGCTGCAGCCGGAGCGGCTACAGAAAAGCTGAGGCGCCTCCGGGAGAGGCGCGTTTCGTCCCGTTACCTCCTAGAGCCCCAGGGAAAGAGCGGACCACAAACTGAAAAGTGGTGTAAACGTGTTTTGGGGACACAGAACTGGATGTATGACAGCTAGTAAGGTCTGCAGTGGGCGTCGGACATACTGCAGTTCAGCGCTGTAGAGAGCTGCGGGACTTCCGAGCCAAGTTTTTGTTCCTGTTTGCACGGTGACTGGATAGGGACATCTTTGTGATTCATTGCTCCAATTTATGCAACTAAAGGATTCCTGCCTGTCTGTGGGAAGAAATAGGTACGCAGAGAAGGACGTCTGACCTATCGTGGATGTCTGATTGCCTTCAGATAACCCTTCTCTTGATTAGCTCTAGCAGGGAGCACAATACTACCTGCTCAGACACAGACTCCTATTTTTCAGACTTCTAAGCTTAGATTAAATT encodes:
- the CHST7 gene encoding carbohydrate sulfotransferase 7, with the protein product MKGRRRWRGQRRRFAAVLVLYTLLLLLLVPYLLDYGARRGRADEEPLLRRCPSLEEALSEWGWEQRPPLEPDDEEEEVGGGTAGAAAGNGSGSAARKRHIYLHATWRTGSSFLGELFNQHPDVFYLYEPMWHLWQALYPGDALSLQGALRDMVRALFRCDFSVLRLYAAPPGPRDPLGPAPPGGGGNLTTAGIFGWRTNKVICSAPLCPAAPRPRHEIGLIDGAACEERCPPRALRELEAECRKYPVVVIKDVRLLELGALLPLLREPGLNLRVIQLFRDPRAVHNSRLKAKQALLRESIQVLRSRHRAEPRAPPRQQLLLPPALLGGGRGPPAPPAQHRAEFFLGGALEVICQAWLRDLLLARRAPAWLRRRYTQLRYEDLVQEPRAQLRRLLRFAGLPVPPAMEAFVVNMTRGAAYSSERPFLISARDAREAVRAWRERLSRQQVRQVEAACGEAMSLLAYPLSGGDGR